A part of Aricia agestis chromosome 13, ilAriAges1.1, whole genome shotgun sequence genomic DNA contains:
- the LOC121733345 gene encoding uncharacterized protein LOC121733345: protein MDRLQFEFSVIASSDGKSNVLAITSICTEEGKCYVLPDELKPVINHIHITNMNTFPKIKNSLRKRHQSRKIWIKLNEDQKKTYIDEESNLQFQDQYLEEISTKQLKDKDNLQHILEKLIETTSKKENQHNLRNISEKLIIEKFTSRNSNAMQWIENFEKECERLNITKDETKIEILRLFLEKSCLDWYSSMALKLTVNSEWNEWRKKFLETFENQGWDMVTYAFAFRYKEGQLIDYALKKERLILDINQSIDSKTMIDLIATGLPMFVLNKLNRKELHDTTDLFNEIRKYEGMMYKKNSTISKSATFLQKNKSYEKKPCKTCESLDKGIRYHPEESCWFKKNKIESERVFRTRNVNNNSIIEVDMNTEKKNE, encoded by the coding sequence ATGGACCGGCTGCAGTTTGAGTTTTCGGTAATAGCTTCAAGTGACGGCAAATCCAACGTGTTAGCCATAACCTCAATATGTACAGAGGAGGGAAAATGTTACGTTTTACCTGATGAGCTGAAGCCGGTGATTAATCACATACACATTACGAATATGAATACTTtccctaaaataaaaaacagctTAAGGAAAAGGCATCAAAGTAGAAAAATATGGATAAAATTGAATGAAGATCAAAAGAAGACATACATAGACGAGGAAAGTAATTTGCAATTTCAGGATCAATATTTAGAAGAAATTAGTACGAAACAACTTAAAGACAAAGACAACTTGCAACatattttggaaaaattaaTAGAAACTACGTCGAAGAAAGAAAATCAACATAACTTAAGAAATATTTCAGAGaaattaataattgaaaaatttACAAGTAGGAATAGTAATGCAATGCAATGGATAGAGAATTTTGAAAAAGAGTGTGAACgcttaaatattacaaaagatGAAACAAAGATAGAAATTTTAAGGTTGTTTTTGGAAAAATCTTGTTTGGATTGGTATAGCTCGATGGCCTTAAAACTGACAGTAAACTCTGAATGGAATGAATGGAGAAAGAAATTTTTAGAAACTTTTGAAAACCAAGGTTGGGATATGGTTACCTACGCTTTCGCTTTCAGATATAAGGAAGGCCAGTTGATTGATTAcgctttaaaaaaagaacggCTTATACTAGACATAAACCAATCAATTGACTCGAAAACTATGATAGATCTTATTGCAACAGGCCTACCCATGTTTgtcctaaataaattaaataggaaAGAACTCCATGATACTACTGATTTGTTCAACGagataagaaaatatgaagGTATGATGTACAAGAAGAACTCAACTATATCAAAGAGTGCTACATTTCTTCAGAAAAATAAATCTTATGAGAAGAAGCCATGTAAGACCTGTGAATCTTTAGACAAAGGAATTAGATATCATCCAGAGGAGTCATGCTGGTTCAagaagaataaaattgaatctGAAAGGGTTTTCAGAACGAGGAATGTAAATAATAACTCTATTATTGAAGTAGATAtgaatactgaaaaaaaaaacgagtaA